The following are encoded together in the Thunnus thynnus chromosome 15, fThuThy2.1, whole genome shotgun sequence genome:
- the mylipa gene encoding E3 ubiquitin-protein ligase MYLIP-A: MLCHVTRPDSVVMEVEVDAKANGEDCLNKVCRKLGIIEVDYFGLQFTGGKGENLWLNLRNRICQQMDNVTPCRLRLRVKFFVEPHLILQEQTRHVFFMHVKEDLHNGHLRMGSEQAEELSALLAQAEFGDYNQNTAQYWYSELCGEEPSPATINSIVSRHKALEGSSQGSVEYQALQLVSSLEHYGVEWHWARDANGQRLAIGVGPEGIAVCKEDFSLVNRVSYPIIQIATQSGKTVYLTVTKDTNDSVVLLFKLISNRAASGLYRAITETHAFYRCDTVTNAVMMQYSRDFKGHLASLFLNENINLGKKYVFDIRRTSKEVYDHARRALYNSGVVDLVSRSGSGERSSPSRSPSRDNQQDEGLDCGSCQQSRALQERLQKLREALLCMLCCEEEIDAAFCPCGHMVCCQTCANQLQLCPVCRSEVEHVQHVYLPTCTSLLSLALTDNHQQHRSNIPAPIHRDMASPHSCSATEYDHKIYHT; encoded by the exons ATGCTTTGCCACGTTACTCGTCCGGACTCGGTAGTGATGGAAGTGGAAGTTGATGCGAAGGCGAACGGTGAAGACTGTCTGAATAAG GTTTGCAGAAAGTTGGGCATAATTGAAGTGGACTACTTTGGGCTGCAGTTCACAGGCGGCAAAGGAGAGAACCTGTGGCTGAATCTGAGGAATCGCATCTGCCAGCAGATGGATAATGTGACGCCGTGTCGACTGAGGCTGCGGGTCAAGTTCTTTGTGGAGCCCCATCTCATTCTGCAGGAACAGACGAG ACACGTCTTCTTCATGCACGTGAAGGAGGACCTCCATAACGGTCACCTGCGTATGGGCTCAGAACAGGCAGAGGAGCTGAGTGCACTCCTGGCACAGGCCGAGTTTGGTGACTACAACCAAAACACAGCCCAGTACTGGTACTCAGAGCTATGTGGAGAGGAGCCAAGCCCTGCCACCATCAACAG TATCGTATCCAGACACAAGGCTCTGGAGGGTTCGAGCCAGGGCTCAGTAGAGTATCAGGCCCTGCAGCTGGTCTCCTCTCTGGAGCACTACGGCGTGGAGTGGCACTGGGCACGCGACGCAAATGGCCAACGGCTGGCCATAGGAGTCGGTCCGGAGGGCATCGCTGTTTGCAAGGAGGACTTCAGCTTAGTCAACAG AGTAAGCTATCCCATCATTCAGATCGCCACCCAGTCTGGGAAAACTGTGTACCTGACAGTAACCAAGGACACAAACGACAGCGTGGTGCTTTTGTTCAAGCTGATCAGTAACCGGGCAGCCAGCGGCCTGTACCGGGCCATCACAGAGACCCACGCCTTCTACAG ATGCGACACAGTTACGAACGCGGTGATGATGCAGTACAGCCGAGACTTCAAGGGCCACCTGGCTTCACTTTTCCTCAACGAAAACATCAACCTGGGCAAGAAGTACGTTTTCGACATCCGACGTACCTCCAAGGAAGTGTACGACCACGCCCGCCGCGCCCTCTACAACTCCGGCGTCGTGGACCTGGTTTCTCGCTCCGGCAGCGGGGAACGCTCGTCTCCTTCACGCTCCCCAAGCAGGGACAACCAGCAGGACGAGGGGCTGGACTGCGGGAGCTGCCAGCAGAGCCGAGCCTTGCAAGAGAGGCTGCAGAAGCTCCGAGAAGCTCTGTTATGCATGCTGTGCTGCGAGGAGGAGATAGACGCTGCATTCTGCCCCTGTGGCCATATGGTGTGCTGCCAGACCTGCGCAAATCAGCTTCAG TTGTGTCCCGTGTGTCGCTCGGAGGTGGAGCACGTGCAGCACGTCTACCTGCCCACCTGCACCAGCCTGCTGAGCCTGGCGCTCACCGACAACCACCAACAGCACCGCAGCAACATCCCAGCGCCCATCCACAGAGACATGGCTTCTCCTCACAGTTGTTCGGCCACAGAATACGACCACAAGATCTACCACACATAA